Proteins from a genomic interval of Leptospira bandrabouensis:
- a CDS encoding sensor histidine kinase, whose product MFFSLAWLSLTFSLGVWWWILGFRQAKTIAEISISAARQVELNRVNRMLQLEGSFFLSMLALGGVTLAVLSYRDHKRSKLISDFFSTVTHEMKTPISSLQLQVEVLLENTKDPELKKKLEKIWKENQRIESQMGNAFYLASLMQGESLYMEPLTISSLCESYSHHEPDLSWNILIPKETKVYIDKKAFFAMLKNLSDNAKRHGKAKTIKLTIAKEKKYISFLLEDDGSGFSGNKKNLTLPFLRHSKTSGSGIGLYIVKKLIEKMKGSLEFPNTLSGFQVKLTLKEVT is encoded by the coding sequence CCATCGCAGAGATTTCTATTAGTGCGGCTCGACAGGTAGAACTAAACCGTGTCAATCGGATGTTACAATTAGAAGGATCCTTTTTTCTTTCCATGTTGGCCCTAGGTGGTGTGACTTTAGCTGTTTTATCTTATCGAGATCATAAACGTTCTAAACTGATTTCCGATTTTTTTTCTACAGTCACACATGAGATGAAAACTCCTATTTCCAGCTTACAGTTGCAAGTCGAAGTTCTTTTAGAAAATACAAAAGATCCAGAACTCAAAAAAAAATTAGAGAAGATTTGGAAAGAAAATCAAAGAATTGAGTCTCAAATGGGTAATGCTTTTTATTTAGCAAGTCTTATGCAAGGAGAATCCTTGTACATGGAGCCACTCACTATTTCCTCCTTATGCGAATCCTATTCTCATCATGAACCGGACTTATCTTGGAATATTCTAATCCCAAAAGAAACAAAAGTTTATATAGATAAAAAAGCTTTTTTTGCCATGCTTAAAAACTTAAGTGACAATGCCAAACGACACGGAAAAGCAAAAACGATCAAACTCACAATCGCAAAAGAAAAAAAGTATATCTCTTTTCTTTTGGAGGACGATGGCAGCGGATTTAGCGGTAATAAAAAAAATCTCACCTTACCTTTTTTACGACATTCTAAAACCAGCGGAAGTGGAATTGGTTTGTATATCGTAAAAAAATTAATCGAAAAAATGAAAGGCTCCCTCGAATTTCCGAACACTTTGTCCGGTTTCCAAGTGAAACTTACTTTAAAAGAGGTAACATGA